Part of the Chlamydia muridarum str. Nigg genome is shown below.
TCAGAACACACTTCGATTCTTTACTTACAAGGAGAAGAGGATCCTATTATCTCCTTACGTCATCAGGCTCTTTTTGCAAAAAACTTTGTAGGAAAAGCTTCTTATCGTATCTATCCTAAAATGAATCATCATCTTTGCGTGTATTCTGAGGCTTTTCAAGACCTTATCAATTGGCTAAAACATCAATTATTAGGGACACCATGGAGTTACTCTCTGTAAATAAGAGTTATTTTGAACTACAAAGATTACATTATCGTCCAGTCACTCTAGCATTGTTGGATAATTTATGTTCTCTTCATATTAAAGAATCAGCTTCTTCTGAACCTAATCCAGGTTTATTAGCCAAGCATATTCCACATCTATGTGCCCTTCCTAATTTAACGATTCAAAAAGGGGATCGCTCTTCTTCTGAGCCTTTACGTATCGGAGTTTTACTTTCAGGAGGACAAGCACCAGGAGGTCATAATGTAGTCATAGGGTTATTTGAAGGACTACGAGCTTTTAATAAAGAAACTAAACTTTTTGGATTTATTAAAGGCCCCTTGGGGCTTATTAGAGGGCTATATAAGGACCTAGACATCTCAGTTATCTATGATTATTACAACGCTGGTGGGTTTGACATGCTTTCCTCCAGTAAAGAGAAAATCAAAACTAAAGAGCAAAAGAGTGCTATTCTCTCTACCGTAAAAAAAATGAAACTACACGGGCTGCTTATTGTGGGCGGAGATAACTCCAATACCGATACAGCAATGCTAGCAGAATATTTTATCGAGCACAACTGTCCTACGGCTGTAATTGGAGTTCCTAAAACCATTGATGGAGATTTGAAAAACTCTTGGATCGAAACCCCTCTAGGATTCCATACATCATGCCGAACTTATTCAGAAATGATTGGAAATTTGGAAAAAGATATTCTGTCCACTCGGAAATATCATCATTTTGTCAAATTAATGGGGGAACAAGCCTCGCACAGCACTTTGGAGTGCGGTCTTCAAGCTCTTCCTAATATTACTCTAATAGGAGAGGAAGTAGCTATTCACCACACATCTTTAAGAAGTTTAAGTCATCATATTGCACGAGGACTTATTAAACGGTTCCGTAAAGATAAAAACTATAGCACGATTCTTATCCCAGAAGGTTTGATCAAACAGATCCCTGACACAAAACTGTTAATTCATGAATTAAACGCTCTGATAGCTGAAGGACAATTTTCGGTTAATCATTTTGACCAACAATTATCGCCTATGGCTCTTCAAACTTTCTCTTCGCTTCCAGAAAATATTCGCGAGCAGCTACTTCTTGACAGAGACTCGTATGGAAATGTTCGCGTGTCTAAAATTGCTATAGAAGAGCTGCTAGCATCTTTAGTTAGTGATGAAATAGCTAAACTAGAACCAACTATGCCCTTTGCTCCTGTAACACATTTTTTAGGCTATGAATCGCGCGCGAGTTTTCCTTCAAATTTTGATTCAAATTATGGTTTAGCCTTAGGAATTGCAGCTTCTCTTTTCTTAGTAAGAGGTAAAACTGGATACATGGTGACTATAGGCAACTTAGCGGAAGAATATGCTCACTGGACAATAGCAGCAACTCCCCTATACAAAATGATGCATTTAGAAAAACGGTTTAATGAAGAGACACCAGTAATTAAGACAGATTCTGTATCTCCACACTCCCCCATGGTGCAATACCTGCACAAAATAAAAGAGGCCTGCCTGCTAGAAGATTTATACCGATTTCCTGGACCTTTGCAATACTTTGAAGAGCAAGCACTAATTGACCAACGCCCACTAACACTTCTTTGGGAAAAAGGCGCTTTATCAGAAAACAATGCTAACAGATTATAAATAAAAGAAATAATTAGATGAGGAGATAGCGGTAGTCGGACTTGAACCAACGACACGCGGATTATGATTCCGCTGCTCTAACCACCTGAGCTATACCGCCTCAAACAAACTAAAAATAGCGGGAGAAGGATTCGAACCTCCGACCTTTGGGTTATGAGCCCAACGAGATGACCACTACTCTATCCCGCGATAGAAAGTCTAAGACTATCATATTCTTAGATTTTTATGCAAGCAATTTGGCTCTTTAATATTTCCCATGTATGTTCAAAACTTGTTCCTGCGTTTTTCAAAAAGCTTTTCCCTCTTTCAATGTAAGCTTGACGTTTCTTTTCGTCTTCAAGAAGATTTTCGACTGCTTCTAAAAGATTCTCCTTGTCTACACTAACTCCAACTTCTTTTGTTCGCAAAAGTTCTGCTAAAACAGACTGAGAATGGATATGTGGACCAAACATAAGTGGCACCTCTTTTTGAAGAGGCTCTAATAAATTATGCCCTCCCACTAAGGGATCAAAAGTCCCTCCTACAAATGCAAGGTCTGCTGCCGAATAGAGATCTTTTAAAATCCCCATGGCATCCACAATTAAAGAATCATACTGAAGCAAAGAATCTTCTTTACTCCACAAACCAAACGAGATCCCAGCTTTTTCTAATAACCTCGCATGTTCTTTTAGCTTTTCAAGATGTCTAGGCACCCACAAAATTTTTGTAGAAAATTTGTTGAAATGTTGAGCAACATCTGCCCAAACCTCAACGTCTTTGGGATGCATAGATCCTAAAACAATCAAGCGGTCACTGGGAGATAATTTTAACTTTTTTCTCCAAAGGCTTCTATTATTTATAGAAGTCTCTGTTTCTATGAATGTTTTCAAGTTCCCTGAAATTTGTATTTTATCTTCAGGAATACCTATCTGCATAAACCGTT
Proteins encoded:
- a CDS encoding diphosphate--fructose-6-phosphate 1-phosphotransferase, giving the protein MELLSVNKSYFELQRLHYRPVTLALLDNLCSLHIKESASSEPNPGLLAKHIPHLCALPNLTIQKGDRSSSEPLRIGVLLSGGQAPGGHNVVIGLFEGLRAFNKETKLFGFIKGPLGLIRGLYKDLDISVIYDYYNAGGFDMLSSSKEKIKTKEQKSAILSTVKKMKLHGLLIVGGDNSNTDTAMLAEYFIEHNCPTAVIGVPKTIDGDLKNSWIETPLGFHTSCRTYSEMIGNLEKDILSTRKYHHFVKLMGEQASHSTLECGLQALPNITLIGEEVAIHHTSLRSLSHHIARGLIKRFRKDKNYSTILIPEGLIKQIPDTKLLIHELNALIAEGQFSVNHFDQQLSPMALQTFSSLPENIREQLLLDRDSYGNVRVSKIAIEELLASLVSDEIAKLEPTMPFAPVTHFLGYESRASFPSNFDSNYGLALGIAASLFLVRGKTGYMVTIGNLAEEYAHWTIAATPLYKMMHLEKRFNEETPVIKTDSVSPHSPMVQYLHKIKEACLLEDLYRFPGPLQYFEEQALIDQRPLTLLWEKGALSENNANRL
- the waaA gene encoding lipid IV(A) 3-deoxy-D-manno-octulosonic acid transferase; this translates as MMRRWLTSRLYDAFLVAAFLAAAPRIFYKVVFHGKYINSWKIRFGVEKPQVKGEGPLVWFHGASVGEVSLLEPLLKKWRQEFPDWRFVVTACSEAGVYTAQRLYAPLGATVFVLPLDLSCIINPVVRSLSPQVVIFSEGDCWLHFLMGAKKLGAKAFLINGKLSENSCKRFAFLKRLGRSYFAPLDLLVLQDKVYKQRFMQIGIPEDKIQISGNLKTFIETETSINNRSLWRKKLKLSPSDRLIVLGSMHPKDVEVWADVAQHFNKFSTKILWVPRHLEKLKEHARLLEKAGISFGLWSKEDSLLQYDSLIVDAMGILKDLYSAADLAFVGGTFDPLVGGHNLLEPLQKEVPLMFGPHIHSQSVLAELLRTKEVGVSVDKENLLEAVENLLEDEKKRQAYIERGKSFLKNAGTSFEHTWEILKSQIACIKI